DNA sequence from the Corvus hawaiiensis isolate bCorHaw1 chromosome 6, bCorHaw1.pri.cur, whole genome shotgun sequence genome:
CATAGCTCAGGCTAGCAGCAGATGGGATGAAACTCTGTGcaaacactggagcagcaggtaATATATGTGGTGACTTTCTTCTGAAGATGGCAAAACATTTCAGAGATGCTAATTCCTTCTCTCAATGCACTTGTGAGACAGAGAAAACCAGATACTAGAAAGGCAAATGCCTGCTGCCTTGAAGATCAAGTCAGGATCTAGCAAGTTCTTTGATGAGGAACAggtttctcttcctcctctgggGCAAAGATATGGTAACAACCCAACAGTTTCCTAGTCACAAGGAAGCAATGACTTTCAGCTATGCTGCGAGGAGTGGCACTGTGGTGGACAGACCCAccccttcatttttcttccaggctCAGTCTCCCACCAAACTTCAGTTCATCTTTTTGTCTATGTGTCTCTGTTTTTTCTCCAGACTGCTTTCAGGGAGGAGTGCATACCTCCAAAAGCTTGTGTTAAACTCTCTTGTTTCTGTCACTTCTCACCTGGTGAATTACTTCAATAATCACAAAAGGTTGATCCTGCTTCTGGttgggagatttttttgtttgtgggttttggggggctttttgttttgattttggtggggttttttttttaatgaaaaggacAATAAAGcctcctccctgcacacagcagtGGAGTTTTGCTAGTTCATGTCAAGTGCCAGCCATTGTCACCGTAGCCACGATGTCTGCCTCTATTCATCCAAGCACAGCCGCATCCACTTTGTCAGGACTTTCAAgtgatttccagctccacaacccctttttccctctcctcagtTCCTAGTCAATCTCTGTGGTGTCTATGCACTTAAACATCTAACAGTTTCATTCCCGATTTCCATCAGAGGTCCTGCCAGCCCTCAGTCTGAGTCAGCTGATACCACATGAAGGCTTACTGTGATTAGGGAGTGAAATGGGAGCAAACCTTACATGTGTAACTCAGCAGTTTTTCAGAATGTGGATAGTCTCTGAAAGGGATTTCACTCATCACTCTTTCCTTAATATTTCCTTGTTCATTACAAAGGTGGGTTTTTCCCTAGCTAGGACACTcacataacatttttttaaggCCAGATTTCTGGTCTGGATGGGAAAAATCTCCAATAGCTTGTTTGATGGACACTGATTTGAATTTGCTTGGCCAAGGAGCTAGAAGCAAGTTGCTGAAGTTCTCTGGCTTTAtccttatctttttttcttgggtTGTGGAAGAAGAACAAGTGGTTCTCGGGGAACCGTTTGGCTAAGGGCTCTTCTTGTCTAGAGGAGCAGTTGGCCAGTAATGTGGAACTATTCTTTCAAAATTCTGGAGAAGAACACACAACACCTGAGAGCTAACAAAATCAGGTCTACTGCAGCTCTCTTGATGTTTCCAGTGCAAGCTTCAGCAGTCTTAGTGAGGCTTGGGAGGATGCTCAGCTGGGAGGAGACTTGAGCGACTTCAGTGAGTCTGTTCAGCAGAGTATGAACCAGAGTGTTCAGGAAAAGCCTGTATGAGCGTACGTGTGTATGCTGGCCAGCTGCTTTAGACTCATCCTTATTCTACTTCTGCTACAGTGCAGGTCCTCGTGGATGGAGCCCCAGTCCGGATTCAGTTGTGGGACACTGCTGGACAGGTAAGCTCTATCAAAGCAGCTGTCAGCTCTGgtcctgtgggacagggattGTTTTCAGGCTTTGAGGAAGGCAGTACTTAACTGGGAAGAACAGAAATGCACTAGTTGAGCACCAGCCTTTTGCTGATATGGCAGTCACAGACAAGTGAGTGACAGAGGCCCTCAATTCTGAAACTTGTGTCTGAAACGTGGCATGGCCACAAAGTCAGCACAATGCCCTCCCTCTGTTGCTATCCTAGTTAACTTGTGGAAAAGCTACTGCAGCATCATGCTGTTAGAAGAACAGTCcagtgatgattttttttcccccccctccctttTCTGCAGGAGGACTTTGACTGTTTGCGCTCTCTTTGTTACCCTGACACCGATGTCTTCCTTGTCTGCTTCAGTGTGGTAAACCCAAGCTCCTTCCAAAACATTACAGAGAAATGGATCCCTGAGATACGAACTCACAACCCCCGGGCACCGGTGCTGCTAGTAGGGACACAGGCAGACTTGCGGGACGATGTCAATGTCCTCATCAGCCTGGATCGCTACCACGTGAAGCCTGTGCCCCGGCCTCAGGCAGAAGGTCTAGCTGACAAAATCCGGGCTGAAGCCTACCTGGAATGCTCAGCACTGACCCAGAAGAACCTTAAAGAAGTTTTTGACATGGCCATTGTCAGTGGTGTTGAGCACAAGGCACGTCAGGAAAAGAAGATGACTGCCAAAGGCATTAAGACTCTCTCTAAGTGCCGCTGGAAGAAGTTCTTTTGCTTTGTCTGAAGCTGCTttgagggagggggaaaagaaacacCCAATGCCAGTATTGGCTCTGCACCTTCTTGGAGTGACTGCTCCTATGGCCCCAGCAAGGAGGGTATGATAAGCTGCTGGGCTTGGAAACCTGTCTCTTGCTGGGTACAGTATCAGATGCCTAGGAGACATGAACTAGATTTTGATTGTGCTGAGATGTGGAATGGTCCAGGCAGCTTTAATACCTGCTGGACATGTCTGTAGTGTCCCAGACTAATGGGAGCATTTAATACACCAAGACTCAGTACCCTAGAACAGGCAGGTTCCTTACATTGTTCAAAATGACAGTTTTCTGGTTGAAGCTCATACACTTTCAGTGTTCTGATGCAGCATAATAAACGTGAGGGACTTTTGAAATCAGCCTGTGTTTTGGCTGATTTACAGGCATGGCAGAGAGTAGGGCAGGGGCAGTTACAGGCAACTGCAACGTGGTCAGGCATGGGGTGCAGAGTTTGTAACATGAGACTTGGGTTCCCCCTCTGATTCCATTTGCCAAAATAGGTAGAATTCACTTGGCTGTGAAAAAGCAGCACTCTTTCTTACAGGCCCTGTACTGGGAGAACTCTTGAGAAGGTACTTCCTAAATAAAGGCCATTGGCAGGCTGAAGAGAAAATGCACTGGAAGCTACAGTAATACtttgagcaaaactttctctgAGAGGACTCTCTAGTCCACTGGGTGCCAGTGTTACAGTCCTATCCTA
Encoded proteins:
- the RHOV gene encoding rho-related GTP-binding protein RhoV, producing MPPQELLDYAPALRRHSPPRGSGPELGIKCVLVGDGAVGKTSLVVSYTTNGYPDEYQPTALDTFSVQVLVDGAPVRIQLWDTAGQEDFDCLRSLCYPDTDVFLVCFSVVNPSSFQNITEKWIPEIRTHNPRAPVLLVGTQADLRDDVNVLISLDRYHVKPVPRPQAEGLADKIRAEAYLECSALTQKNLKEVFDMAIVSGVEHKARQEKKMTAKGIKTLSKCRWKKFFCFV